A DNA window from Paenibacillus sp. HWE-109 contains the following coding sequences:
- a CDS encoding ATP-grasp domain-containing protein, translating into MRILFCSDPLNQKWVDSDYEIEYRKAIELGIKVELLSLEDLLEGNCSKAIKRIPSPDNQETVIYRGWMMKPDNYEQLYRALEVRNLILINTPEEYVHCHYFPNSYEVIRAATPLSIWKDIHFLNNKLDNIHEELHIFGNRPILIKDYVKSRKHEWEDACFIPDASDRNHVRYVVNNLIERQGTELNGGVVFREYVELEHLIKHPVSGMPLSNEYRLFFLNHELLTIAEYWDEASYQLERPNLEPFINLAKGIKSHFFSMDIAKTVSGEWIVIETGDGQVSGLPSHTNIGEFYGFMKGHM; encoded by the coding sequence ATGAGAATCTTGTTTTGTTCCGATCCATTGAATCAGAAATGGGTCGATTCTGATTATGAGATTGAATATAGAAAAGCGATTGAGCTGGGTATAAAAGTGGAGCTTCTTTCATTAGAGGATTTACTTGAAGGGAATTGTTCGAAAGCAATTAAGCGGATTCCAAGTCCAGACAATCAGGAAACTGTTATTTATCGAGGCTGGATGATGAAGCCAGATAATTACGAGCAGTTGTATAGAGCCTTGGAGGTTAGGAATCTTATCTTAATCAATACTCCTGAGGAATATGTGCATTGTCACTATTTTCCTAATTCATATGAAGTGATACGAGCTGCAACACCATTAAGTATCTGGAAAGATATTCACTTCCTGAATAATAAATTGGATAACATTCATGAGGAATTACATATATTTGGTAACCGACCAATTCTGATCAAGGATTATGTAAAGTCAAGAAAACATGAATGGGAAGATGCTTGTTTTATACCAGACGCTTCTGATCGTAATCATGTGAGATACGTGGTTAATAATTTGATTGAGCGACAGGGAACAGAACTTAATGGAGGGGTTGTTTTCCGTGAATATGTAGAACTAGAACACTTAATCAAGCATCCTGTAAGCGGAATGCCTCTATCTAACGAGTATAGGTTATTTTTCCTGAACCATGAACTATTGACGATTGCTGAATATTGGGACGAAGCATCCTATCAGCTAGAGAGGCCTAACTTGGAGCCCTTTATCAATTTGGCTAAAGGTATTAAGAGTCATTTCTTTTCAATGGATATTGCTAAGACAGTTAGTGGTGAGTGGATTGTGATTGAAACAGGGGACGGTCAGGTTTCTGGATTGCCTAGTCATACGAATATTGGTGAATTTTATGGATTTATGAAAGGGCACATGTAG
- a CDS encoding metallophosphoesterase codes for MQIRTKIHTIFMMIGSTECGKTTFAKEVLIPKLQFEDSAKNYKTNVQYLSSDSIRQDVLGYEYDKYDQVMLEASEQAFHLLFERLRMVTTFPINAEFVVVDTTGLADDFREKVREIAHQNNYNLEVILFDYRKREDYYASERSKKLITHHINRLRREVLGSLSREGYAKIHKVRSKDFYSQVERIPNPDYQVIVEDQAAYLAAILPQDAKYITVGDVHECIGELKGLLLDYGFQIANNQLVATDKVKNTKIILAGDWIDKGKHTKEIIEFLYANQDSFILVIGNHENFVYKFLRGEISGVQQEMLHSYFDSTQVLLEDEELQGKFDHLIARSQPFYRFIGLHGPSYYITHAPCRNKYIGKMDINSLRQQRSFRIDRETSYENQLSFLKEEAVRNHPYHLFGHIAAKNAVRIKNKIHLDTGCVHGNALTSVSITFKPFMKAYKSPQVIVTEELKTMFMEERKVAVQELEDEEIRRLHYASRHKVNFISGTMSPADKDETVCELESLKRGLAYFTEQSVKQVVLQPKYMGSRCNIYLHENIEQCFAVSRNGYQIKQIDMTDIYQKLLLKFSGYMELNQVQMLILDGELLPWKALGDGLIQRQFKPIEKALESELAFLQENGFEEAFGKLTHEYRNSDFEREQFNMSKTVLNDKYGSHLYQNYKYLHEISETYVPLDEHVKAYQTYKRQLDIYAEDGELDYKPFALLKVVYQSGEELLPEWKTSEMYSFLSDDEFLLLDLADPDSLQKAEQYFSKLTVDNYMEGVVIKPEASESGAAPHMKVRNADYLSIIYGYDYKFPHKYQKLMKQKTIKQKLRTSLNEHRLGKKMLQVKFSDIVPENESYQEVVANLLFEVAKEREIDPRL; via the coding sequence GTGCAGATTAGGACTAAAATCCATACGATTTTTATGATGATTGGATCGACAGAATGTGGGAAAACGACCTTCGCCAAGGAAGTTCTTATTCCTAAGCTTCAATTCGAAGATTCAGCGAAAAACTATAAAACGAACGTACAATACCTATCCTCTGACAGTATTCGGCAGGATGTACTCGGTTATGAGTACGACAAATATGATCAAGTGATGCTGGAGGCCAGTGAACAGGCTTTTCATCTGTTGTTCGAGAGATTAAGAATGGTCACCACCTTTCCCATTAATGCGGAATTCGTTGTTGTGGACACGACCGGCTTGGCAGATGACTTTCGAGAGAAAGTACGTGAAATTGCTCATCAGAACAACTATAACCTGGAAGTCATCTTATTCGACTATCGCAAACGGGAAGATTATTATGCATCCGAGCGTTCCAAAAAGCTCATTACCCACCATATTAATCGTTTGCGAAGAGAGGTTCTAGGTTCTCTATCAAGGGAAGGCTATGCCAAAATCCATAAGGTGAGAAGCAAAGATTTTTATTCGCAGGTGGAACGCATTCCTAACCCTGATTATCAAGTCATTGTCGAGGATCAGGCAGCCTATTTAGCTGCAATACTACCTCAAGACGCCAAGTATATAACGGTTGGCGACGTTCATGAATGTATAGGTGAGCTTAAAGGCCTTTTGCTAGATTATGGCTTCCAAATAGCCAATAACCAGCTCGTCGCAACGGATAAGGTGAAAAATACGAAGATCATTCTGGCCGGAGATTGGATAGATAAAGGCAAGCATACCAAAGAAATCATTGAATTTCTTTATGCCAATCAAGATTCGTTTATCTTGGTTATCGGGAATCATGAGAACTTCGTATATAAGTTCCTGCGTGGGGAAATCAGCGGCGTTCAACAAGAGATGCTGCATTCGTATTTTGATTCTACACAGGTGCTTCTAGAAGATGAGGAGCTGCAAGGGAAATTCGACCATTTGATTGCCAGATCACAACCATTCTATAGGTTTATTGGCCTTCATGGTCCATCTTATTACATCACACATGCTCCATGTAGAAATAAATATATAGGCAAAATGGATATTAACTCGCTTCGACAACAGCGAAGCTTCCGTATCGACCGAGAAACGTCGTATGAGAATCAACTTAGTTTCCTGAAGGAAGAAGCGGTGAGGAACCATCCGTATCACCTATTCGGGCATATCGCTGCTAAGAACGCAGTTCGCATTAAAAATAAAATTCATCTTGACACTGGATGCGTTCATGGCAACGCGTTAACCTCGGTCAGCATCACATTCAAGCCTTTTATGAAAGCTTACAAATCGCCACAGGTCATTGTAACAGAAGAACTTAAGACAATGTTCATGGAAGAACGAAAAGTGGCAGTTCAAGAGCTAGAAGATGAGGAAATTCGCAGATTGCACTATGCTTCCCGACATAAAGTGAATTTCATTTCAGGGACCATGTCCCCTGCGGACAAGGACGAAACGGTGTGTGAGCTTGAGTCTTTGAAACGTGGTTTAGCTTATTTTACCGAGCAGTCTGTTAAGCAAGTTGTTTTACAACCTAAATATATGGGATCCCGCTGCAACATTTATTTGCATGAGAATATTGAGCAGTGTTTTGCGGTAAGTCGTAACGGTTATCAAATAAAACAAATAGATATGACGGACATTTACCAGAAGCTGCTGCTTAAATTCAGTGGATATATGGAGCTTAATCAAGTTCAGATGCTTATTTTGGATGGAGAACTTCTTCCGTGGAAAGCACTTGGCGATGGGCTCATTCAAAGGCAGTTTAAGCCAATCGAGAAAGCTTTGGAGAGTGAACTTGCATTTTTGCAGGAGAATGGCTTTGAAGAAGCATTTGGCAAGTTGACTCATGAATATAGGAACAGTGACTTCGAAAGAGAGCAATTCAACATGTCTAAGACCGTATTAAATGACAAGTATGGCTCTCACTTGTATCAAAATTATAAGTATTTGCATGAAATTAGCGAGACCTATGTCCCACTGGATGAGCACGTGAAAGCCTATCAAACGTATAAACGGCAGCTGGACATCTACGCGGAGGACGGGGAGCTTGATTACAAACCATTTGCCTTGTTAAAAGTGGTTTATCAGAGTGGCGAAGAGCTGCTGCCTGAATGGAAAACTTCAGAGATGTACAGTTTCCTATCCGACGATGAATTCCTTTTGCTGGATTTGGCTGATCCCGATAGCCTACAGAAGGCAGAACAATATTTCTCGAAGCTGACTGTAGACAACTACATGGAGGGCGTCGTTATCAAGCCTGAGGCCTCAGAATCTGGGGCTGCCCCGCACATGAAAGTTCGGAATGCTGATTACCTTTCCATTATTTATGGCTACGACTACAAGTTTCCCCATAAGTACCAAAAGCTAATGAAGCAAAAGACAATTAAACAAAAGCTGCGAACTTCCCTGAATGAACATCGGTTGGGAAAGAAAATGCTGCAAGTTAAGTTCAGTGATATCGTGCCAGAGAATGAGTCCTATCAGGAAGTTGTTGCGAACTTGTTGTTTGAAGTGGCTAAGGAGAGGGAGATTGATCCTAGGTTGTAG
- the eutL gene encoding ethanolamine utilization microcompartment protein EutL: protein MNQHPIRAIPLAMRIISNVDADLAHQLDLKPGIRCLGLLTSSIDDVGYTAIDEATKQAAVEVVYARSFYAGSGHASGPLSGEFIGILGGASPSEVRSGLDAARQVMETGACFYALNQEGTHAYYAHVVSRTGSYLSSLAEIGEGEPLAYLIAPPLEAVYGLDAALKAADVRMCKFYGPPTETNFAGGLLTGSQSACAAAAAAFADAVTSIARDPKKIG, encoded by the coding sequence GTGAACCAACATCCGATTCGAGCGATCCCGCTCGCCATGAGGATTATCTCTAACGTTGATGCAGATCTAGCGCATCAGCTGGATCTGAAGCCGGGCATACGCTGCCTCGGCTTGCTGACTTCCAGCATCGATGATGTGGGCTACACAGCAATCGATGAAGCGACCAAGCAGGCAGCGGTCGAAGTGGTGTATGCCCGTTCGTTTTATGCCGGGTCCGGGCATGCTTCTGGGCCTCTGTCCGGCGAATTCATTGGCATCCTCGGCGGGGCATCGCCATCTGAAGTGAGAAGCGGGCTGGACGCCGCCAGGCAGGTGATGGAGACGGGAGCTTGCTTCTACGCTCTCAACCAAGAAGGCACCCACGCCTATTATGCGCATGTGGTGTCCCGAACAGGCTCCTATCTCTCTTCGCTGGCGGAAATCGGGGAAGGCGAACCGCTTGCCTATCTCATTGCTCCGCCACTTGAAGCTGTGTACGGACTGGATGCAGCCCTGAAAGCGGCCGATGTGCGAATGTGCAAGTTCTATGGTCCTCCGACGGAGACGAACTTCGCGGGCGGACTACTGACAGGCAGTCAATCCGCCTGTGCCGCCGCAGCAGCGGCGTTCGCGGACGCCGTCACAAGCATTGCCCGAGATCCTAAGAAAATAGGCTGA
- a CDS encoding TROVE domain-containing protein, whose translation MSFAKKLFKSLKSNIFNMDNYPAYTRSVEEQYLQTLLTNTMQNTFYADQKALLHDAAELHHEMAASNPQFMAKALVFARNEGFMRLQPLFGLAVLSAYRPDLFAKVFMQVVRIPSDLSDFLTILKGLGRGEGGRAIKRQVNQFLAGVSEYWAMKYNGRGRSYSLGDAIATAHPKPMDLRQQALFRYLRGQEANLALLPQVEALEYLKKAETEEEQLAWIEKGKLSYETVTGAIKPSKAVWCALLYQMPTFAILRHLNTLVRSGVLEDKQHLDYINSRLTDQKALRKAKILPFRFATAFQQVEHPVLRDTLRESVDLTFDNLPEIGEMTAIFLDISGSMQGKYLEIGSVFALALYKKTQGNSLFWLFNTEVTDAKPSRRDSILGQAEQIRAYGGTDTGAPIRKLIEQQTKVDQIIIITDEQQNSGSAFYKQLKLYRTQINRDAKAFIIDIAPYRHAMTPVHDELTHYIYGWSDTVLTYIAQAIRGYGALKERIDSLDLDQGEAGTKL comes from the coding sequence ATGAGCTTCGCTAAAAAGCTTTTTAAATCCTTGAAATCAAATATATTTAACATGGATAATTACCCAGCGTATACGCGTTCGGTTGAAGAACAATATCTGCAAACGCTCCTAACCAATACCATGCAGAACACCTTCTATGCCGATCAAAAAGCGCTGTTGCACGATGCAGCTGAACTTCACCATGAAATGGCAGCCTCCAATCCACAGTTCATGGCCAAAGCGCTCGTGTTCGCGAGGAATGAAGGGTTTATGAGACTCCAGCCTTTGTTTGGACTCGCTGTTCTATCTGCATATCGTCCGGATTTGTTTGCCAAAGTTTTTATGCAGGTTGTGCGTATTCCTTCTGATTTGTCCGATTTCTTAACAATTCTAAAGGGGTTGGGGCGTGGCGAAGGCGGCCGTGCAATTAAGAGACAAGTGAACCAATTCCTTGCAGGTGTTTCGGAGTATTGGGCAATGAAATATAACGGTCGTGGACGCAGTTATAGCTTAGGTGATGCCATTGCTACGGCCCATCCTAAGCCGATGGATCTTAGGCAGCAAGCACTTTTCCGCTATTTGCGCGGACAAGAAGCCAATCTTGCCTTGTTGCCGCAGGTCGAAGCATTAGAGTACTTGAAGAAAGCTGAAACGGAAGAAGAACAGTTGGCATGGATTGAGAAGGGGAAGCTTTCCTACGAAACGGTTACTGGGGCTATCAAGCCTTCGAAAGCGGTTTGGTGCGCCCTTCTGTACCAAATGCCAACGTTCGCCATATTGCGTCATTTGAATACGCTAGTGCGTTCCGGTGTATTGGAGGATAAACAGCATCTTGATTATATAAACAGCAGACTAACAGATCAGAAAGCTTTAAGGAAGGCCAAAATCTTGCCTTTTCGCTTCGCAACCGCTTTTCAGCAAGTAGAGCATCCAGTGCTTAGGGATACCCTAAGGGAATCCGTCGACCTGACGTTCGATAACTTGCCGGAAATCGGCGAGATGACGGCTATTTTCCTGGACATATCGGGTTCCATGCAGGGCAAGTATTTGGAAATTGGTTCGGTTTTTGCCTTAGCTTTGTACAAAAAGACACAAGGGAACTCTTTGTTCTGGTTGTTCAATACGGAGGTAACGGATGCGAAGCCTTCCCGCCGGGACAGCATTCTCGGTCAAGCAGAGCAGATTCGTGCTTATGGCGGAACAGATACGGGGGCTCCGATTCGGAAGCTGATTGAGCAGCAGACAAAGGTTGACCAAATCATTATCATCACGGATGAGCAACAGAACAGTGGAAGTGCGTTTTATAAGCAGTTGAAGCTCTATCGGACCCAAATTAATCGCGACGCCAAGGCGTTCATTATCGATATTGCCCCTTATCGTCATGCGATGACTCCTGTCCATGATGAGCTAACGCATTACATCTATGGGTGGAGCGATACCGTACTTACTTATATTGCTCAGGCGATTCGAGGCTATGGGGCGCTGAAGGAGCGGATTGACTCACTGGATTTGGATCAGGGTGAGGCAGGAACGAAGTTGTAA
- a CDS encoding iron chaperone: protein MEGNKTSYESIDAYIATFPADVQEVLAELRQFIKEWVPEAKEKISYQMPTFDLHGNLVHFAAYKNHIGFYPAASGIEAFKDELAAYKGAKGSVQFPLGKPLPYELIGRIVAFRVAENIERAKRKSKK, encoded by the coding sequence ATGGAAGGGAACAAGACGTCATACGAATCAATCGATGCCTATATCGCGACATTTCCTGCTGATGTTCAGGAGGTCCTTGCAGAGTTAAGGCAATTTATCAAAGAATGGGTGCCGGAAGCAAAAGAGAAAATTAGCTATCAGATGCCTACTTTTGATCTGCATGGCAATCTGGTACATTTTGCGGCTTATAAAAATCACATCGGATTCTATCCCGCGGCGAGCGGAATCGAGGCTTTTAAAGATGAATTAGCCGCTTACAAAGGGGCTAAGGGATCTGTGCAATTTCCGCTTGGCAAGCCGTTGCCTTATGAATTAATAGGCAGGATTGTTGCTTTTAGGGTGGCTGAGAATATCGAACGGGCGAAACGTAAATCGAAGAAATAG
- a CDS encoding limonene hydroxylase translates to MVIFFNKAMRAPWEGETSIYAYIQKQIQDEGRLINTSLPDDEEYWAGSKMRWVAGGMDGAMGHHAARGNLTDELRELVHQLAKQSRKPRRSLRKAIYRKLIKADIGGKIDAVLEELRKHPGVNPEHLLSEGKWLAENGSHRNVVKFGIALLGLFHNEHVKELLLTLGKHEEFTLYATVAIQNGMEDENNVLFELVKDVSGWGKIHIVERLEPSTPEIKQWLLRKGCQNSVMNEYLACICARNGELHAALSSEQVDSELFEGATDIIQALLNGGPAEDIDDYEHAPQAISNYLRLSYMMCNALKPLSVILEIRDLLSHTDEMWEKRTSMGWTEKLRMEILAASQRIITLSKWESLVIDAINSTDRVDRYYGVVCAKKLGIDSWDALYTQLLTNPLQESLYYDLMKTDDLQRIKKLVQLAEDHLPLQEISTGPKDELGLGQDYVPHRCLLGILQSLDEYEGMGKGLLAVGLNSPVTNNRNMALKALEAWEASSWGNELVIALNQLAEIEPNESVRERVLRLKEVKYSLFTREE, encoded by the coding sequence ATGGTAATTTTCTTCAATAAAGCAATGCGCGCACCTTGGGAGGGCGAAACCTCTATATATGCCTATATTCAAAAACAAATTCAGGATGAGGGGAGATTAATCAACACATCTTTGCCTGATGATGAAGAGTATTGGGCTGGAAGTAAAATGCGCTGGGTGGCTGGTGGTATGGATGGTGCGATGGGTCATCATGCTGCGCGTGGCAACCTGACGGATGAGTTACGGGAGTTGGTTCATCAACTAGCAAAGCAGTCCAGAAAGCCAAGACGTTCCTTGCGAAAAGCAATCTACAGAAAGCTCATTAAAGCGGATATTGGCGGTAAAATAGATGCAGTGTTAGAAGAACTGCGCAAGCATCCGGGTGTTAATCCTGAACATTTATTATCAGAGGGAAAATGGTTGGCTGAAAACGGATCCCATCGCAACGTGGTTAAATTTGGGATTGCCTTATTGGGGCTATTTCATAATGAACACGTAAAAGAGCTGCTTCTTACGCTAGGTAAACATGAAGAATTCACATTATATGCTACAGTTGCGATTCAGAATGGGATGGAGGATGAGAATAACGTTCTCTTTGAATTAGTTAAGGATGTTAGCGGTTGGGGGAAAATACATATCGTCGAAAGGCTAGAGCCGAGTACTCCTGAGATTAAACAGTGGCTGCTGCGTAAAGGTTGTCAGAACAGTGTAATGAACGAATATCTGGCTTGTATTTGCGCACGAAATGGAGAATTGCACGCTGCACTTTCGTCGGAGCAAGTAGATAGCGAATTATTTGAAGGAGCTACAGATATCATACAGGCGTTGTTAAACGGAGGCCCTGCTGAGGATATCGATGATTACGAGCATGCACCACAAGCCATTTCTAACTATTTGAGATTATCATATATGATGTGCAATGCCTTAAAACCATTATCGGTGATTTTGGAGATACGTGACTTATTAAGTCACACAGACGAAATGTGGGAGAAACGGACGTCCATGGGATGGACGGAGAAATTGCGAATGGAGATTCTAGCGGCTTCTCAAAGAATTATCACATTATCAAAATGGGAGAGCCTTGTTATTGATGCCATTAATTCAACTGATCGTGTAGACCGCTATTATGGTGTTGTTTGCGCTAAAAAGCTAGGCATTGATAGTTGGGATGCACTCTACACCCAGTTGCTTACGAACCCACTACAAGAGTCACTTTATTACGATCTCATGAAAACAGACGATCTGCAGCGTATAAAGAAACTGGTTCAATTGGCTGAAGATCATTTGCCGCTGCAAGAAATCTCTACAGGTCCCAAGGATGAATTGGGATTAGGCCAAGATTATGTTCCTCATCGTTGTCTTCTAGGCATTCTTCAAAGTTTAGATGAATACGAAGGGATGGGTAAAGGACTACTTGCGGTAGGGCTGAACAGTCCAGTGACGAATAACCGAAATATGGCGCTCAAAGCATTGGAGGCTTGGGAGGCTTCTTCTTGGGGCAATGAACTTGTTATAGCGTTGAATCAATTGGCTGAAATCGAACCGAATGAGTCTGTGAGGGAGCGGGTTCTGCGACTTAAGGAAGTAAAGTATTCGTTATTTACACGGGAGGAATAA
- a CDS encoding BMC domain-containing protein: MNEKLMSLGMIETHGLPALIAAADAAAKTADVRVTAYEQVDAGIVTIYIWGDVAAVKAAVDAGADEARRVGKLLATHVIPRPDPSVYEMIRDIPARVSSSQTPAPDKPAPSWSKMSVVQLRELAQQTPLFPIAGRDIQLVSKAELLRLFKELDIEGGGPVT, encoded by the coding sequence ATGAATGAGAAGTTGATGTCGCTAGGTATGATCGAGACCCACGGTTTGCCTGCCTTAATTGCAGCGGCAGATGCTGCAGCAAAAACGGCGGATGTCCGAGTAACCGCGTATGAGCAAGTGGATGCAGGCATCGTGACCATCTATATTTGGGGCGATGTGGCAGCGGTCAAAGCGGCGGTAGACGCAGGGGCAGATGAGGCGCGGAGAGTGGGGAAGCTGCTAGCCACACACGTTATTCCGCGGCCTGATCCTTCCGTATACGAGATGATTCGGGATATACCCGCTAGGGTATCCTCATCTCAAACTCCTGCGCCCGACAAGCCTGCGCCTAGCTGGAGCAAAATGAGCGTCGTTCAGCTCAGAGAACTAGCCCAGCAAACCCCGCTGTTCCCGATTGCCGGGCGGGATATCCAATTGGTTAGCAAAGCCGAATTGCTGAGGCTTTTCAAGGAATTGGATATTGAAGGGGGAGGTCCCGTGACATGA
- a CDS encoding DUF7638 domain-containing protein produces MQKISRKKTVEGTRVPGIIKNSQYFYVNVDVYEDGMVNCWELVDLDGLEEKIKRNWLIPQVPDGEIISIHGLGAFKVKSANWKYDKKSYFKYIKTIIKLLNPKLNNLYTISREEKELMQQRRVGYSPQAKEFYVKRELFYETTEGDGFTIFLRYNQRCYLANLVIYMDGSVVCYTSEFELNYRLEEIEKLFEDGTLFTNIEVPTVIHFENFGEVTFSESTYSAKPMEKFKELMDMYHKLNGQETTLESCRKMYFEYLEYPDEDARTKLKELYESIPEHERIYLGDMDSRDSDYVRIIYHPEQKREV; encoded by the coding sequence ATGCAGAAGATCAGTCGCAAAAAAACAGTCGAAGGAACCAGGGTTCCGGGTATCATCAAAAACTCGCAATACTTCTATGTGAATGTTGATGTATACGAAGATGGAATGGTTAATTGCTGGGAGCTGGTTGATTTAGACGGGTTAGAAGAAAAAATAAAACGCAATTGGTTGATCCCCCAAGTACCCGATGGAGAAATTATTTCAATTCATGGGCTAGGTGCGTTCAAAGTGAAGTCTGCAAATTGGAAATATGACAAAAAAAGTTACTTTAAGTATATAAAAACTATAATTAAACTGCTTAATCCCAAGCTAAATAACCTATACACGATCTCTAGAGAAGAAAAGGAGTTAATGCAACAGAGGCGTGTAGGCTATTCACCACAAGCCAAGGAATTCTATGTAAAGAGAGAGTTATTTTACGAAACAACTGAGGGGGACGGGTTCACAATCTTTTTAAGATATAATCAGAGATGTTATTTAGCTAATCTAGTTATATATATGGATGGGAGTGTGGTTTGTTATACTTCCGAGTTTGAGTTGAACTACAGGTTAGAAGAAATTGAAAAATTATTTGAAGATGGCACCTTATTTACAAATATTGAAGTTCCTACAGTTATACACTTTGAAAATTTTGGTGAAGTTACTTTTTCTGAATCAACATATTCGGCAAAGCCCATGGAGAAGTTTAAGGAACTGATGGATATGTATCACAAATTAAATGGTCAAGAAACGACCTTAGAATCATGTAGAAAGATGTACTTTGAATATCTCGAATATCCGGATGAAGATGCCAGAACCAAGCTGAAAGAATTATATGAATCAATACCTGAGCATGAACGGATTTATCTTGGTGACATGGATAGCAGGGATTCAGACTATGTTAGAATCATTTATCATCCTGAACAGAAGAGAGAAGTCTAG
- a CDS encoding class I SAM-dependent methyltransferase yields the protein MAIVQVTSTNPKFSFMIKKNPQSGLMLKSVRKGMSYGWYTNEATFNVYFKDADNDISYKQHEKDNFEYLNVSRYNTPLFPLNAINEYFSTPLKVHNEQDIGGYEHSFFINMIHIELVRYVAFFEKHLKDFTFELTHQAHKSYSLKISTRTSLYQLLHVVSVLCLFLSMFGNEFIDISDSILDKYIKSINVIDAPFYIRSLFVRNFLPSKDRFKKYKNDLEKTSRYDIKFDFGGTGLQRRNFIARALPFNKAILDVGCGEGYYAIPYASKIEDCYYAIDINEELLEVINRKAKQKEIDNIIAFRSIDHFLEQYNGELVDVILTEVIEHMSQDEAKELIEHICRQVAFEQFIITTPNADFNPFYELTGFRHDDHKWEMSQDEFRQWFNQVAIGDDMEVEFVAIGDGVNQIQTTQGVILRKKEG from the coding sequence ATGGCAATTGTTCAGGTGACATCCACTAATCCTAAGTTTTCTTTTATGATCAAGAAAAATCCACAGTCCGGCCTCATGCTCAAGTCAGTCCGCAAAGGAATGTCGTATGGCTGGTATACCAACGAGGCTACGTTTAACGTTTATTTCAAAGATGCAGATAATGATATTTCTTATAAGCAGCATGAGAAAGATAACTTTGAATATCTCAATGTCTCCCGCTACAACACTCCGCTTTTTCCTTTAAATGCGATCAATGAGTACTTTTCTACCCCATTGAAAGTACATAACGAGCAAGACATCGGAGGGTATGAGCATTCATTTTTCATTAATATGATTCATATTGAACTGGTGCGCTATGTTGCATTTTTTGAGAAGCATCTGAAGGATTTTACATTTGAACTGACGCATCAAGCTCACAAAAGCTATTCCCTTAAAATTTCGACACGTACAAGTCTTTATCAACTGCTTCATGTGGTTAGTGTGCTGTGTTTATTTCTATCCATGTTCGGGAATGAGTTTATTGATATTTCGGACAGCATTCTCGACAAATATATCAAAAGCATCAACGTTATAGATGCGCCGTTCTATATTCGCAGCTTATTCGTGAGAAACTTCCTGCCATCCAAAGATCGTTTCAAGAAGTATAAAAATGATCTGGAAAAAACAAGCCGCTACGACATCAAATTTGATTTTGGCGGAACGGGACTTCAACGGAGAAACTTTATTGCGAGAGCATTGCCTTTTAATAAAGCAATTCTGGATGTTGGTTGTGGAGAAGGGTACTATGCCATTCCTTATGCTTCGAAAATCGAAGATTGTTATTATGCCATTGATATTAACGAGGAATTGTTGGAAGTCATCAACCGCAAAGCGAAGCAAAAAGAAATAGATAATATTATTGCATTTCGCTCAATCGATCATTTTCTTGAGCAGTATAATGGAGAACTGGTCGATGTGATATTAACCGAGGTTATTGAGCATATGAGCCAAGATGAGGCCAAAGAGCTTATTGAACATATTTGTAGACAGGTAGCTTTTGAACAATTTATTATTACAACCCCGAATGCTGACTTCAATCCTTTCTATGAACTAACGGGATTTAGGCACGATGATCATAAGTGGGAAATGAGTCAGGATGAGTTCAGGCAGTGGTTCAACCAGGTGGCTATCGGAGATGACATGGAAGTGGAGTTCGTAGCCATCGGAGATGGGGTTAATCAGATTCAGACTACACAAGGCGTTATTCTTAGAAAAAAGGAGGGCTAG